In Paenibacillus sp. FSL M7-0420, a single genomic region encodes these proteins:
- a CDS encoding sensor histidine kinase, translated as MKRLRWPGGLKYRIFTAYLLLVIIPFSLLCLIGFQQIEQILKQQQVEQNKREMGSFREDLLDLAGLMTRSLILINQNPSLEQYLSSDSPHSPFTAMREINRNLDSLANSFFLSTPSVFLTVTDRAGHAYYNYTSRKPIDGGQVYNEIAAGLQEQMAPASYYWKVTDSYVSKETASGSKLLTIDSLLLDAGSEPYGAVRISMDHRQWLKQWTGAADPQAAYLVLGNGGEMIYRSKDDAQIPDELARRFQEEFRLHPDKLADLTSERERALYLASYMPSLEWTLIKKISLEQVFAGTNTIKRTALVSLVVLTLVFIAATLLISSNVTKPLHKLRDQMSRAADQELRVTIPTSGYRGEILQLLTSFNRMIADIGTLIYRLKVEERQKESVRFQILVSQMDPHFLLNTLNMIKSQALKNKDSTTFDICVSLGLLLETSLNTELDLIPLGQELGFMEAYMHIQNIRFGNRYHLDVEYDPSLYYALVPKFTLQPLVENAIIHGFADTASGGQITVDIHASGQELIMLVMDNGAGPEAARQAAAMAAVRRSRKGIGLSNIRERLELLYRGQASLTLTRSGEEGRTIVEIRTPLLVSEPYAKGESDDV; from the coding sequence ATGAAGAGATTAAGGTGGCCCGGTGGCCTGAAATACCGCATTTTTACGGCATACTTGCTGCTGGTTATTATCCCGTTCTCCCTGCTGTGCCTGATCGGCTTCCAGCAGATTGAGCAGATTCTGAAGCAGCAGCAGGTTGAACAGAACAAGCGCGAGATGGGCAGCTTCCGGGAGGATCTGCTGGATCTGGCCGGACTGATGACCCGGTCACTCATTCTGATTAATCAGAATCCTTCCCTGGAGCAGTATCTGAGCTCGGACTCGCCTCATTCTCCCTTCACCGCCATGCGCGAAATCAACCGCAATCTGGACTCGCTGGCGAACTCGTTCTTCCTGTCCACGCCGTCCGTCTTCCTGACCGTCACTGACCGTGCCGGACATGCTTATTACAATTACACTTCGCGTAAGCCCATAGACGGGGGACAGGTATACAACGAGATAGCCGCCGGACTTCAAGAGCAGATGGCCCCGGCCTCCTACTATTGGAAGGTAACAGACAGCTATGTCTCCAAGGAGACTGCCTCCGGCAGCAAACTGCTGACGATTGATTCCCTGCTGCTGGATGCCGGCTCTGAGCCGTACGGCGCAGTAAGAATCAGCATGGACCACAGGCAATGGCTGAAGCAGTGGACGGGCGCGGCTGATCCTCAGGCGGCCTATCTCGTTCTCGGCAACGGGGGAGAGATGATCTACCGCAGCAAGGACGATGCCCAGATCCCGGATGAGCTGGCCCGCCGTTTCCAGGAGGAATTCCGCCTCCACCCGGATAAGCTGGCCGATCTGACAAGTGAACGCGAGCGAGCCCTGTACCTGGCCAGCTATATGCCTTCCCTGGAGTGGACCCTGATTAAGAAAATCTCGCTGGAGCAGGTCTTTGCCGGCACCAATACCATCAAACGCACGGCGCTCGTCTCCCTCGTAGTGCTCACGCTGGTGTTCATTGCCGCTACGCTGCTGATCTCCTCCAATGTAACCAAGCCGCTGCATAAGCTGCGCGATCAGATGAGCCGGGCCGCTGACCAGGAGCTGAGGGTGACGATCCCCACCAGCGGCTACCGGGGGGAGATTCTTCAATTGCTGACCAGCTTCAACCGGATGATAGCCGATATCGGGACACTGATCTACCGGCTCAAAGTAGAGGAACGCCAGAAGGAATCCGTCCGGTTCCAGATCCTCGTCTCCCAGATGGACCCGCATTTTCTGCTGAATACCCTGAACATGATCAAGAGCCAGGCGCTCAAAAATAAAGACAGCACCACCTTCGACATCTGTGTCTCGCTCGGTCTGCTGCTGGAGACCAGTCTCAATACCGAGCTGGATCTCATCCCGCTGGGGCAGGAGCTGGGCTTCATGGAGGCTTATATGCACATTCAGAATATCCGCTTCGGCAACCGCTATCACCTGGATGTGGAGTACGATCCTTCGCTGTACTATGCCCTGGTTCCCAAGTTTACGTTGCAGCCGCTGGTCGAGAATGCCATTATTCATGGCTTCGCTGACACCGCGTCCGGCGGGCAGATCACCGTGGACATTCATGCCAGCGGGCAGGAGCTCATTATGCTCGTGATGGATAACGGCGCAGGTCCTGAAGCCGCCCGGCAGGCTGCTGCCATGGCTGCGGTCCGGCGGAGTCGCAAAGGAATCGGGCTGAGCAATATCCGGGAGCGGCTGGAGCTGCTGTACCGGGGGCAAGCCTCCTTAACGCTCACCCGCAGCGGGGAAGAAGGCCGGACGATAGTCGAGATCCGCACCCCGCTGCTTGTATCCGAACCTTACGCCAAAGGAGAATCAGACGATGTATAG
- a CDS encoding response regulator transcription factor: MYSVYLVEDEVFARDMVKHLIAWEKYGFVIEGEYANGAEAMEAMEQRPPDIVITDIVMPVLDGIELLRRSREAGWECPFIMLTCMSEFDYAQQALELGAIGYVLKLSLRPERLIALLERARAGLEQRDKWRKLSTLGDTALLAAAGTAGGKTGHPQVDRIIDYISEHYAQEHTLGELARLVNMEQTYVSNLFKKKTGLTLTNFTQKVRIEAAVHQLLHTSLPVSAISCACGFSNDNYFNKVFKRWTGKTPSDFRRS, translated from the coding sequence ATGTATAGTGTCTACCTGGTAGAAGATGAAGTGTTTGCCCGGGATATGGTGAAGCATCTCATTGCCTGGGAGAAATACGGCTTTGTCATAGAAGGCGAGTATGCGAACGGGGCTGAGGCTATGGAAGCTATGGAGCAGCGCCCTCCCGACATCGTGATTACCGATATTGTCATGCCTGTTCTGGACGGGATTGAGCTGCTGCGCCGCAGCCGGGAAGCCGGCTGGGAATGCCCGTTCATCATGCTGACCTGCATGTCCGAGTTCGATTATGCCCAGCAGGCGCTGGAGCTTGGCGCTATAGGCTATGTGCTGAAGCTCTCTCTGCGGCCGGAGCGGCTGATTGCCCTGCTGGAGCGGGCGCGGGCGGGTCTGGAGCAGCGGGACAAATGGCGGAAGCTCAGTACCCTTGGGGACACCGCGCTGCTTGCAGCGGCCGGAACAGCCGGGGGGAAGACGGGGCATCCGCAGGTTGACCGCATTATAGACTATATCTCCGAGCATTATGCACAGGAGCACACGCTTGGCGAGCTGGCGCGTCTGGTCAATATGGAGCAGACCTACGTCAGCAACCTGTTCAAGAAGAAGACCGGGCTCACCCTCACCAATTTCACGCAAAAGGTCAGAATCGAAGCGGCCGTGCATCAGCTGCTCCACACCAGCCTGCCGGTCTCGGCGATCTCCTGTGCGTGCGGCTTCTCGAACGATAACTATTTCAACAAGGTGTTCAAGCGGTGGACGGGCAAAACTCCGAGCGACTTCCGCCGCTCCTGA
- a CDS encoding NADP-dependent oxidoreductase, translated as MRVLFPDSFSDTWSFKEINAPLPVPGEYEVLIELRAASVHPAFQKLHNGPLLTAIAGTITDTGPAATRLQTGDEVYGLINAGADGSYAEYALARETELALKPRELSYEAAAVTAAAGLPAWQALAAARVSSRDRVLVHNGAGAIGSFAVQLAKLREATVITTISSDADLDAVWGLGADQAINSSGQDFAAILGQSIDVVIDTAGGRVLDSSFAVLASGGRLFSTAGPPDPARAAQQGVQAGYITPSADAFQLSELARLIAARRLKAPAGPVFPLSEEGLQSACELQASGKGPGIIAITIGQREPGL; from the coding sequence ATGAGAGTCCTATTCCCAGATTCATTCAGCGACACCTGGAGCTTCAAAGAAATTAACGCCCCGCTTCCTGTTCCCGGTGAGTATGAAGTTCTCATCGAACTGCGCGCTGCCTCTGTTCATCCGGCGTTCCAGAAGCTTCATAATGGCCCGTTACTTACAGCCATAGCCGGAACAATAACGGATACCGGCCCGGCAGCAACCCGCTTGCAGACCGGTGACGAAGTGTACGGCCTGATAAACGCCGGAGCGGACGGAAGCTACGCAGAATATGCGCTGGCACGTGAGACTGAGCTGGCGCTTAAGCCCCGGGAGCTATCCTATGAAGCGGCGGCGGTAACCGCAGCCGCCGGGCTGCCGGCATGGCAGGCACTGGCCGCAGCCCGGGTCTCCAGCCGGGACCGCGTGCTGGTGCATAACGGCGCGGGAGCCATCGGCAGCTTCGCGGTGCAACTCGCCAAGCTGCGGGAGGCAACCGTGATTACGACGATCAGCAGCGATGCAGATCTGGACGCCGTCTGGGGCCTGGGAGCAGACCAGGCCATTAACAGCAGCGGACAGGATTTCGCAGCCATCCTGGGGCAGAGTATCGATGTGGTCATCGATACGGCAGGAGGCCGCGTGCTGGACAGCAGCTTCGCGGTGCTGGCTTCCGGCGGAAGGCTGTTCTCCACGGCCGGACCGCCCGATCCCGCCCGGGCTGCACAGCAGGGAGTTCAGGCAGGGTATATTACTCCCTCTGCTGATGCCTTCCAGCTATCCGAGCTGGCCCGGCTGATTGCCGCACGGAGGCTGAAGGCACCGGCCGGACCGGTCTTCCCGCTTAGCGAGGAAGGGCTGCAGAGCGCCTGTGAGCTTCAGGCGAGCGGGAAGGGTCCAGGCATTATTGCCATCACGATCGGGCAACGGGAACCGGGATTATAG
- a CDS encoding HEAT repeat domain-containing protein: protein MNNEEVIQELPENYDELKKAAGRSADWRARLEAVEELGRYNHKQIIDILNRLMISDPVYTVQEAAYNKLVAFGEEVKVPSKNKAELFKGVSKIILRIKKSLPKDHSYEEFKEKLKKMRVDVYDAYEGEKGADFDQWLEKMWASAAK from the coding sequence TTGAATAATGAAGAAGTAATCCAAGAGCTGCCTGAGAACTATGACGAACTGAAGAAAGCCGCCGGCCGTTCCGCAGACTGGAGAGCGCGTCTTGAAGCGGTAGAAGAGCTGGGCCGCTACAACCACAAACAAATTATCGATATCCTTAATCGCCTGATGATCAGCGATCCTGTATATACCGTGCAAGAAGCCGCATATAACAAGCTGGTGGCTTTTGGCGAAGAGGTCAAGGTTCCATCGAAGAACAAAGCTGAACTGTTCAAAGGGGTATCCAAGATTATTCTGCGGATTAAGAAAAGTCTGCCTAAGGACCATTCTTACGAAGAGTTCAAAGAAAAGCTGAAGAAGATGCGGGTTGATGTCTACGATGCCTATGAAGGCGAGAAGGGCGCGGATTTCGATCAGTGGCTGGAGAAGATGTGGGCTTCGGCTGCCAAGTAA
- a CDS encoding FAD-dependent oxidoreductase, with protein MNVQITENYDIVVVGGGLAGFSAAVAAARQGAQVCLVQDRPVFGGNSSSEIRVSPHGAACFHAYGRETGIISELLIEERAVNHEWITENGWTNSVWDMTMYDMAVRTPGLTFHLNTALLDIAMEHERKIHSVRCLTAGAETDLLIEAKQFIDCTGDGILADLAGCEWRMGSEGKDEFGEPHAPEQANQEVMGNSIHFKAKDMGRPVPFVLPDWAIRYEDASFFYDQGRKPYDIRSGYWWLEIGVPWHTIHDAERIRHELTRHTLGVWDWIKNRDPKTRELAANYALDWIGQVPGKRESRRIMGKYLMTEHDPAGRTIFEDEIAFGGWFLDLHTPGGLLAPTSEPSSAEHYDQTTDYAVKSYCGPYGIPLRICMSKDVDNLMMAGRNVSVTHAALGTVRVMGTTALMGQAAGVAAAIAAAEQLSADELLATRVPHIQQQLLRDGCFLPNVVNEDPLDLARRAAVSASSEALLYGVGPSSSGTAEHLVDWTETKPQAQVAPEQPYDRDRLNRRTGQWIAVGDRPVRQLEVCLSNLSGAAQQVQGVLYAVESIWDYRTEPGEPAARLEFMVPEGEELWVTAPLELEPGRDFPAFSYLRLDLLAHSGVAWIKAGTVIPGHASAYEIGGGKMRSLKENRSFRLDPPQNCYAAHQVTSGVTRPYRAANLWRSNPQEPQEQWLELSWQQPQEVHTVELSFPGHLFHEYHNYPPLYRDPQCVRDYSILLRQDGRWTGAARVKDNYQRRNTVTLTPASGSFRADRLRVVIHGTNGDASAAIYEIRCY; from the coding sequence ATGAACGTTCAGATTACAGAGAATTATGACATCGTAGTGGTGGGTGGCGGCCTCGCCGGGTTCTCTGCCGCTGTCGCTGCCGCACGCCAGGGAGCGCAGGTGTGCCTTGTGCAGGACCGTCCGGTGTTTGGAGGCAATTCGTCCTCCGAGATTAGAGTGTCGCCGCATGGAGCGGCCTGCTTCCATGCCTACGGACGGGAGACTGGTATTATCTCCGAGCTGCTGATTGAGGAACGGGCCGTCAATCATGAATGGATTACTGAGAACGGCTGGACCAACAGTGTATGGGATATGACGATGTATGACATGGCGGTTAGAACCCCCGGTCTCACCTTCCACTTGAATACGGCGCTGCTTGACATCGCGATGGAGCATGAGCGCAAGATTCATTCGGTGCGGTGCCTGACCGCAGGCGCGGAGACTGATCTGCTGATTGAAGCGAAGCAGTTCATCGACTGCACCGGGGACGGCATACTCGCTGACCTGGCCGGCTGTGAATGGCGGATGGGCAGCGAGGGCAAGGATGAATTCGGCGAGCCGCACGCCCCGGAGCAGGCCAATCAGGAAGTGATGGGCAATTCGATTCATTTCAAGGCAAAGGATATGGGGCGGCCCGTTCCGTTTGTGCTGCCGGACTGGGCCATCCGCTATGAGGATGCCAGCTTCTTCTACGATCAGGGCCGCAAGCCCTACGATATCCGCAGCGGATACTGGTGGCTGGAGATCGGCGTGCCCTGGCACACCATCCATGATGCGGAACGCATCCGCCATGAGCTGACCCGCCATACGCTGGGAGTATGGGACTGGATCAAGAACCGTGATCCCAAGACCCGGGAGTTGGCTGCGAACTATGCGCTGGACTGGATCGGCCAGGTGCCCGGCAAGCGGGAGAGCCGGCGCATCATGGGCAAATATCTGATGACCGAGCATGATCCGGCAGGGCGCACCATCTTCGAAGACGAGATTGCCTTCGGTGGCTGGTTCCTCGACCTGCATACGCCCGGCGGTCTGCTGGCACCGACCAGTGAGCCCAGCAGCGCAGAGCATTACGACCAGACCACCGATTATGCGGTCAAAAGCTATTGCGGTCCTTACGGTATCCCGCTGCGTATTTGTATGTCCAAGGATGTAGACAACCTGATGATGGCAGGCCGCAACGTAAGCGTAACCCATGCTGCTCTCGGCACGGTGCGTGTCATGGGCACAACCGCGCTGATGGGGCAGGCGGCAGGGGTCGCGGCGGCGATTGCGGCAGCGGAGCAGCTTAGCGCCGATGAGCTGCTGGCGACCCGTGTTCCTCATATTCAGCAACAGCTCCTCCGGGACGGCTGCTTCCTGCCGAATGTGGTCAATGAAGATCCGCTGGATCTGGCCCGGCGGGCTGCAGTTAGCGCAAGCAGTGAAGCGCTGCTCTACGGCGTAGGCCCGTCCTCCTCGGGAACGGCGGAGCATCTGGTGGATTGGACCGAGACGAAGCCGCAAGCGCAGGTGGCGCCAGAGCAGCCATATGACCGGGACCGGCTGAACCGGCGGACCGGGCAGTGGATCGCGGTGGGCGACCGTCCGGTCCGGCAGCTGGAGGTCTGTCTCAGCAACCTGTCCGGTGCCGCGCAGCAGGTTCAAGGAGTTCTGTATGCGGTGGAGAGCATCTGGGATTACCGTACAGAACCGGGAGAGCCGGCGGCAAGGCTGGAGTTCATGGTGCCTGAGGGCGAAGAGCTATGGGTTACTGCGCCGCTTGAATTGGAGCCGGGCCGCGACTTCCCGGCGTTCTCCTACCTGCGGCTCGATCTGCTGGCGCACAGCGGAGTGGCCTGGATCAAGGCCGGAACGGTCATTCCCGGCCATGCTTCGGCCTATGAGATCGGCGGCGGCAAGATGCGCAGCCTTAAGGAGAACCGCAGCTTCCGGCTGGACCCGCCGCAGAATTGCTATGCCGCGCACCAGGTGACCAGCGGTGTTACCCGCCCTTACCGCGCAGCCAATCTGTGGCGCTCCAATCCGCAGGAGCCGCAGGAGCAGTGGCTGGAGCTGAGCTGGCAGCAGCCGCAGGAAGTGCATACGGTGGAGCTCAGCTTCCCGGGGCATCTGTTCCATGAATACCATAACTACCCGCCGCTGTACCGTGATCCGCAGTGCGTGAGAGACTACAGCATCCTTCTCCGGCAGGACGGCCGCTGGACCGGGGCTGCCAGGGTCAAGGACAACTACCAGCGCCGGAATACCGTCACGTTAACACCGGCATCCGGCAGCTTCAGGGCGGACCGGCTGCGGGTGGTGATTCACGGGACGAACGGCGATGCATCAGCAGCCATATACGAAATCCGTTGTTACTAA
- a CDS encoding carbohydrate ABC transporter permease, translated as MKKLRRTGIHDHHPAGYWFIAPSMIGITLFYLVPALMSLVMMFTDYSFMNKGDIQFVGLDNFRRLAGDASFHNSVLKTFIFLLTVPVSLIVAFPIAYILNRSVYWAKLLRTLYFLPYIMNGVAIAFVWMLLFHPSLGPINGALRLVGIADPPGWLSESGTAIYALCIIQIWIMVGYNMIIYLSSLQEVPKELLEAATIDGARLWHSIRYITVPLVSPTTFLLLITGFISAIKTFGIIQATTAGGPGEGSNVLSLYIYKTAFRYYEMGYASAVSWMLFAIVMLIMLVNWAGQRRWVHY; from the coding sequence TTGAAGAAGCTAAGAAGAACCGGCATTCATGACCATCATCCGGCCGGTTATTGGTTTATCGCCCCCAGCATGATAGGGATTACGCTGTTCTATCTGGTGCCTGCCCTGATGTCGCTGGTCATGATGTTTACAGATTACTCCTTCATGAACAAGGGGGACATCCAGTTCGTCGGGCTCGACAATTTCAGACGGCTGGCCGGAGATGCCTCATTCCACAACTCCGTCCTGAAGACATTCATCTTTCTGCTGACGGTTCCGGTATCGCTGATTGTGGCTTTTCCCATCGCCTACATTCTGAACAGAAGCGTCTACTGGGCCAAGCTGCTGCGCACGCTGTACTTCCTGCCCTATATTATGAACGGTGTCGCCATCGCCTTCGTCTGGATGCTGCTTTTCCATCCCAGCCTCGGCCCCATTAACGGAGCACTCCGGCTGGTTGGCATCGCTGATCCTCCGGGCTGGCTGTCCGAGAGCGGTACGGCAATCTATGCGTTATGCATCATTCAGATCTGGATTATGGTCGGCTACAACATGATTATTTATCTCTCCAGTCTTCAGGAGGTGCCGAAGGAGCTGCTGGAGGCGGCGACCATCGACGGGGCCCGGCTGTGGCATTCCATCCGTTATATCACCGTGCCGCTCGTATCGCCGACCACCTTCCTGCTGCTGATTACAGGGTTCATCTCGGCCATTAAGACGTTCGGCATCATTCAGGCCACCACCGCCGGAGGACCGGGAGAAGGCAGCAATGTACTGTCGCTCTACATTTACAAGACAGCCTTCCGCTACTATGAGATGGGTTACGCTTCTGCTGTATCCTGGATGCTCTTCGCCATTGTCATGCTGATCATGCTTGTCAATTGGGCAGGCCAGCGCCGCTGGGTGCATTACTAA
- a CDS encoding carbohydrate ABC transporter permease — protein sequence MWKWLLTLVMTAMGLLLLLPFFWMISTSFKTPLEVFEFPIQWIPLHPVLKHHVNVWTGTGDFALLYMNSLKISILSTLGAVTFAALAAYGFSRIQFRGREPLFLIYLSMMMIPPQILFVPRFVLFNWMGIYNTHWALILPGAFTIFGVFLLRQFFITVPQEISEAAFIDGAGHFRIFTRVILPLAKAPLATLTILDFSWHWNDYENALIFLVDKNLYTVPLGLQNFVLENSVDYNGMMAAATAAMIPMIVVFLAGQKFIIQGIASGAVKG from the coding sequence ATGTGGAAGTGGCTGCTTACGCTGGTCATGACTGCTATGGGCCTGCTGCTGCTGCTGCCCTTCTTCTGGATGATCTCCACTTCATTCAAAACACCACTTGAGGTGTTCGAGTTCCCGATTCAGTGGATACCGCTGCACCCGGTCCTGAAGCACCATGTGAATGTGTGGACCGGAACGGGGGACTTCGCGCTGCTCTATATGAATTCCCTGAAAATCTCTATCCTTTCGACCCTGGGCGCGGTAACGTTTGCCGCTCTGGCCGCCTACGGATTCTCGCGGATTCAATTCCGTGGGCGGGAGCCGCTGTTCCTGATCTATTTATCCATGATGATGATCCCGCCGCAGATTCTGTTCGTGCCGAGGTTCGTGCTGTTCAACTGGATGGGCATTTACAACACCCACTGGGCGCTGATTTTGCCGGGGGCATTCACCATCTTTGGCGTGTTCCTGCTGCGCCAGTTCTTTATTACGGTGCCCCAGGAGATCAGTGAAGCCGCTTTTATCGACGGTGCCGGGCATTTCCGCATCTTCACACGGGTCATACTGCCGCTGGCGAAGGCCCCGCTCGCAACACTGACGATCCTTGATTTCTCCTGGCACTGGAATGATTACGAGAACGCTCTGATCTTTCTGGTAGACAAGAATCTGTATACGGTGCCCCTGGGCCTGCAGAATTTCGTGCTGGAGAATTCGGTTGATTACAACGGCATGATGGCTGCAGCTACAGCCGCCATGATTCCGATGATTGTGGTCTTCCTGGCCGGACAGAAGTTCATTATTCAAGGCATCGCCAGCGGGGCGGTCAAGGGTTAA
- a CDS encoding acyl-CoA synthetase gives MERHPEDKIAIKWLHENGRLEQITYGALMAQANRLAGGLAGLGLTQGDRVLVMVPRRIIAYAIYLACLKLGLAVIPSSEMLRAKDLSYRLRHSEARAVIVWSEATGEVNKISDDLPALDYRLSVSSGAAEPEEGWIDLEGLMEGQADSYPAVASRRDDIAILAYTSGTTGNPKAVVHTHGWGYAHLRITSSLWFDIRESDTVWATAAPGWQKWIWSPFLTVLGNGATGFVYNGAFHPERYLQLLQDEKIQVLCCTPTEYRLMAKTEGLAEYDLSNLRCAVSAGEPLNQEVIHTFQQHFNITIRDGYGQTESTLIIAALKDEPIRVGSMGKSIAPGIVEVIDENGHPLPAGVVGDIAVHLSMPALFQNYYKDPERKANCSQGEYFVTGDRARKDEDGYFWFEGRGDDIIISSGYTIGPFEVEEALMKHTLVKECAVVASPDEIRGSVVKAFIVLKDGHAGTPELTKELQAHVKEQTAPYKYPRKIEYITDLPKTTSGKIRRIELREQEKRANL, from the coding sequence ATGGAGCGGCATCCTGAAGATAAGATTGCAATTAAATGGTTACATGAAAATGGGAGACTGGAGCAAATCACCTATGGTGCGCTCATGGCTCAGGCTAACCGTCTCGCCGGCGGACTGGCCGGTCTCGGACTTACGCAAGGCGACCGGGTCCTGGTCATGGTCCCCCGCCGCATCATCGCCTATGCGATATATCTGGCCTGCCTGAAGCTGGGACTGGCTGTTATTCCTTCGTCCGAAATGCTGCGGGCGAAGGATCTCTCGTACCGGCTGCGCCATTCCGAAGCGCGGGCCGTGATTGTCTGGTCTGAGGCTACCGGAGAAGTCAACAAAATCTCCGATGATCTTCCCGCACTGGACTACCGCCTGTCCGTCTCCAGCGGTGCGGCTGAGCCTGAAGAAGGCTGGATCGACCTGGAGGGTCTAATGGAAGGACAAGCTGATTCTTACCCTGCGGTTGCCAGCCGCCGCGATGATATCGCCATTCTGGCCTATACCTCCGGAACCACCGGCAATCCCAAAGCAGTAGTTCACACGCACGGCTGGGGGTATGCCCATCTGCGGATCACTTCCTCCCTCTGGTTCGATATCCGTGAATCAGATACGGTCTGGGCTACAGCCGCACCGGGCTGGCAGAAGTGGATCTGGAGTCCATTCCTGACGGTACTCGGCAACGGGGCAACTGGCTTCGTCTATAACGGAGCCTTCCATCCGGAGCGCTACCTGCAGCTGCTGCAAGACGAGAAGATCCAGGTATTATGCTGCACACCGACGGAATACCGCCTGATGGCGAAGACTGAAGGTCTGGCAGAATACGACCTGTCCAATCTGCGCTGCGCCGTATCCGCCGGTGAACCGCTGAATCAGGAAGTCATTCATACATTCCAGCAACACTTCAATATTACAATCCGTGACGGCTACGGACAAACAGAGAGCACACTCATCATCGCAGCACTGAAGGATGAACCGATCCGGGTCGGCTCCATGGGCAAATCGATTGCTCCGGGCATTGTCGAGGTGATCGACGAGAACGGACATCCGCTGCCGGCTGGAGTGGTCGGTGATATCGCCGTACATCTGAGCATGCCTGCATTGTTCCAGAACTACTACAAAGATCCTGAGCGGAAAGCGAACTGCTCGCAGGGGGAGTATTTCGTAACCGGCGACCGGGCGCGCAAGGATGAGGACGGCTATTTCTGGTTCGAGGGGCGCGGCGATGACATCATCATCAGCTCGGGCTACACGATCGGGCCGTTCGAGGTCGAAGAGGCGCTGATGAAGCATACCCTCGTTAAGGAATGTGCCGTAGTCGCAAGCCCGGATGAGATCCGCGGGTCAGTCGTCAAAGCTTTTATCGTACTCAAGGACGGCCATGCCGGAACACCGGAGCTGACCAAAGAGCTGCAAGCCCATGTCAAGGAGCAGACCGCTCCCTACAAGTATCCGCGCAAAATCGAATACATTACGGATCTGCCGAAGACTACCTCCGGAAAGATCCGCAGAATCGAGCTGCGTGAGCAGGAGAAGCGCGCTAACCTGTAG
- a CDS encoding ABC transporter substrate-binding protein: MKKPRYGWLAGLTALLIIASGCSSKEGAGTSAEGTNSGGQNNKTITLKFWGGVPEEAGPLDMVKAWNEANPGVQVEYVRYVNDDSGNLKLDTALVAGENIDLYTNYAKFQLEKRVQSGGAQNLSELGGYDIEAAMGGQAKAWQFDGSYYGLPTVSSKSFIWLNKNKLDAAGLKLPDNNWTQSDLAEYAKVLSKDSTYGYVQGTNMFPFGMDGELQNEFVKDGKSNLDSPVTRGSVESWYKMMHDDKSMPAYGEQIATKLQVDASFLKGEAAMLGSGNFIFRNANNLTDYPREFKIAFATIPRPDGAREDFRLEGGLSDVIAINPGSAYKEEAWKFLQWYADEGVTYLTKGGRIPASAKIDNSQTQAKLVAGFEQLYDLESMERVLFGGEDTYINTVPIQLNDLRMEELEHYFLKDKTLDETFQSIGKRHNELIARGK, encoded by the coding sequence ATGAAGAAACCAAGATACGGATGGCTTGCAGGACTTACAGCCCTGCTGATCATTGCAAGCGGTTGCAGCAGCAAGGAAGGGGCTGGCACATCGGCTGAGGGCACGAATTCCGGGGGGCAGAACAACAAGACCATTACGCTGAAATTCTGGGGCGGGGTTCCTGAGGAAGCAGGGCCGCTGGACATGGTGAAAGCCTGGAATGAGGCGAATCCCGGAGTGCAGGTGGAATATGTCCGTTACGTCAATGATGACAGCGGCAATCTGAAGCTGGATACGGCGCTTGTGGCCGGAGAGAATATTGATCTGTATACCAATTATGCCAAGTTCCAGCTGGAGAAAAGAGTGCAGTCCGGCGGCGCGCAGAACCTCAGCGAGCTGGGCGGGTATGATATTGAAGCTGCTATGGGCGGGCAGGCCAAAGCGTGGCAGTTCGACGGCAGCTACTACGGCCTTCCGACCGTCTCCTCGAAGTCTTTTATCTGGCTGAACAAGAACAAGCTGGATGCTGCCGGGCTGAAGCTGCCGGATAACAACTGGACCCAGTCGGACCTGGCGGAATATGCCAAAGTGCTCAGCAAGGATTCAACTTACGGCTACGTTCAGGGAACCAACATGTTCCCCTTCGGCATGGACGGGGAGCTGCAGAATGAATTCGTCAAGGACGGCAAGTCTAACCTGGACAGCCCGGTGACGCGCGGCTCGGTGGAGAGCTGGTACAAGATGATGCACGATGATAAAAGTATGCCCGCCTACGGCGAGCAAATTGCCACCAAGCTTCAGGTCGATGCCTCGTTCCTCAAAGGGGAAGCGGCCATGCTGGGCTCCGGTAACTTTATTTTCCGCAATGCGAACAATCTGACCGATTACCCGCGTGAGTTCAAAATTGCCTTTGCCACCATTCCACGCCCGGATGGAGCGAGGGAAGACTTCCGCCTGGAAGGCGGGCTGAGCGATGTCATTGCCATCAACCCTGGCTCGGCTTACAAAGAGGAGGCGTGGAAGTTCCTGCAGTGGTATGCGGATGAAGGCGTAACCTATCTGACCAAGGGAGGCCGCATTCCCGCCTCGGCGAAGATTGATAACTCCCAGACGCAGGCCAAACTCGTTGCAGGCTTCGAACAACTGTACGATCTGGAGTCTATGGAGCGGGTGTTGTTCGGCGGCGAGGATACCTACATCAACACGGTGCCGATTCAACTGAACGACCTGCGTATGGAGGAGCTGGAGCATTATTTCCTGAAGGATAAGACACTGGATGAGACCTTCCAGAGCATCGGCAAGCGCCACAACGAATTAATCGCCAGAGGGAAATAA